In Syngnathoides biaculeatus isolate LvHL_M chromosome 5, ASM1980259v1, whole genome shotgun sequence, the following are encoded in one genomic region:
- the klhl32 gene encoding kelch-like protein 32 isoform X4: protein MWLEHDCRYQHTEDLLPHVRYGLMDVSTLHHLACSHPLVQSSSTVAALVDEALDYHHAKFAQPLNQSARTRPRFQSLTLYIAGGRKREVCRVRELRYFNPTAQEHIRVAGASNWSELAPMPTGRSHHCVAVMGNFLFVVGGEMEHSSGRTCAVRTGCRYDPRANRWTEIASMKACREHFVLGALGQYLYAVGGRNELRQVLPSVERYCPKKNKWMYMQPFDRSLSCHAGCVAENLLWVSGGVTNTAQYQNRLMVYEPEQDQWLARNPMLQRRVYHVMAAVRRKLYVLGGNDLDYNNDRILVRHIDSYNLDVDQWTRCSFSLLTGQNESGVAVHDDRIYVVGGYSIWTNEPLACIQVLDLSREGKEEVFYGPTLPFASNGIATCFLPAPYFTSPNLQTLQVPHHRIGAV, encoded by the exons ATGTGGTTGGAACATGACTGCCGCTACCAGCACACTGAAGATCTTCTGCCACATGTCCGCTACGGCCTGATGGACGTCTCAACCCTGCATCACCTAGCCTGTAGCCACCCTCTGGTGCAGTCCAGCTCCACTGTTGCCGCTCTAGTCGATGAAGCCCTGGATTATCACCACGCCAAATTTGCACAGCCTCTTAACCAGTCAGCCCGTACCAGGCCTCGCTTCCAGTCCCTCACCCTCTACATTGCTGGCGGAAGAAAGCGGGAGGTGTGCAGAGTCCGGGAGCTGCGTTACTTCAATCCAACTGCACAGGAGCACATACGTGTGGCGGGAGCATCGAACTGGAGCGAGTTGGCACCCATGCCCACTGGGCGCAGCCACCATTGTGTGGCTGTAATGGGGAACTTCCTCTTTGTTGTAGGTGGGGAGATGGAACACAGCAGTGGGAGGACATGTGCAGTTCGGACTGGTTGTCGATATGACCCAAGGGCAAACCGCTGGACTGAGATAGCCTCCATGAAGGCCTGCAGAGAACACTTTGTACTCGGCGCTTTGGGTCAGTACTTGTATGCTGTAGGCGGCAGGAATGAACTGAGGCAGGTCCTGCCCTCAGTAGAGCGCTACTGTCCTAAGAAGAATAAGTGGATGTATATGCAACCCTTCGACCGCTCGCTTTCATGCCACGCAGGCTGTGTTGCTGAAAACCTCCTCTGGGTCTCAG GTGGGGTGACAAACACAGCTCAGTACCAGAATCGCCTTATGGTATACGAGCCAGAACAG GACCAGTGGTTAGCGCGCAATCCCATGTTGCAGAGGCGGGTGTACCACGTCATGGCAGCGGTGAGAAGGAAGCTTTACGTGCTTGGGGGGAACGACCTGGACTACAATAACGACCGCATTCTGGTGCGCCACATCGACTCTTACAACCTGGATGTGGACCAGTGGACACGTTGCTCCTTCAGCCTACTCACAG GTCAAAATGAGTCTGGAGTGGCAGTCCATGATGACAGGATCTATGTGGTTGGAGGGTACTCTATTTGGACCAATGAGCCTCTGGCATGCATTCAG GTGCTGGATTTGAGTCGAGAGGGAAAAGAGGAAGTTTTCTATGGACCAACATTACCATTTGCCTCAAATGGGATTGcaacttgtttcctcccagCTCCATATTTCACATCCCCCAACCTTCAGACACTCCAAGTGCCCCATCACAGGATTGGTGCCGTTTAA